A single genomic interval of Flavobacterium sp. N2820 harbors:
- a CDS encoding glycosyltransferase family 2 protein: MNLSIVIPLLNEQESLPELHNWIVKVMNTHNFSYEILFIDDGSTDASWQTISQLSNENPNVKGIRFLRNYGKSQALHAGFAKAQGDVIITMDADLQDSPDEIPELFRLITEDNYDLVSGWKKKRYDSVVAKNIPSKLFNWAARKTSGVHLNDFNCGLKAYKNIVIKNIEVSGEMHRYIPVLAKNAGFGKIGEKIVIHQARKYGNSKFGMSRFINGFLDLITIWFLSTFGKRPMHLFGLLGSIMFIIGFLFAFYLGIDKLFINTSGRLITERPQFYLSLTAMLIGTQLFLAGFLGEIILRTKNNEERYKISEVL; encoded by the coding sequence ATGAATTTATCAATAGTTATCCCATTATTAAACGAACAAGAATCGTTACCCGAATTACACAATTGGATTGTGAAAGTTATGAATACTCATAACTTTTCTTATGAAATCCTTTTTATTGATGATGGTAGTACAGATGCTTCTTGGCAAACTATTTCACAGCTTTCAAATGAAAATCCGAATGTAAAAGGAATCCGTTTTCTTAGAAATTACGGGAAATCACAAGCATTACACGCTGGCTTTGCCAAAGCGCAAGGTGACGTGATTATTACAATGGATGCTGATTTACAAGACAGTCCAGATGAAATTCCAGAATTATTTCGTTTAATTACAGAAGACAACTATGATTTGGTTTCAGGTTGGAAAAAAAAGCGCTATGATTCAGTTGTAGCGAAAAATATTCCATCTAAGTTATTCAATTGGGCTGCTCGAAAAACATCTGGAGTTCATCTGAATGATTTCAATTGCGGATTAAAAGCCTATAAAAACATCGTGATCAAAAACATTGAAGTTTCAGGCGAAATGCACCGATACATTCCCGTTTTAGCAAAAAATGCTGGATTTGGTAAAATAGGTGAAAAAATTGTAATTCATCAAGCTAGGAAATATGGCAATTCTAAATTTGGAATGAGTCGTTTCATCAATGGGTTTTTAGATTTAATTACGATTTGGTTTTTATCAACCTTCGGAAAACGACCAATGCACCTTTTTGGATTATTGGGTTCTATCATGTTTATAATTGGATTTTTATTCGCTTTCTATTTAGGAATCGACAAATTATTCATCAACACATCAGGAAGATTAATAACTGAAAGACCGCAATTTTATTTATCGCTAACCGCAATGTTAATTGGAACGCAATTATTCTTAGCCGGATTTTTAGGTGAAATTATCCTACGAACCAAAAACAACGAGGAACGTTATAAGATTTCAGAAGTATTATAG
- a CDS encoding phospho-sugar mutase, which produces MHIEQSILNKVNEWLTPTFDLATQDTIKEMMTSAPKELEESFYKNLEFGTGGMRGVMGVGTNRINKYTLGKNTQGLSDYLYKSFPNEQLKVAIAYDCRHNSDTLAKVVADVFSANGIKVFLFSDMRPTPELSFAVRYLNCHAGIVLTASHNPPEYNGYKVYWQDGGQLVPPQDAEIIKIIEDLKYSEIKFEANNDLIEYIDTEVDEAFFKSTVENASFNTPAQAKANLKIVYTSLHGTSIKAIPNVLEKAGYIDVNIVPEQAEPNGDFPTVKSPNPEEPEALSMAIAMANKIGADIVVGTDPDSDRLGVAVRDLDGKIKLLNGNQTMVIMTAFLLEQWKRADKFQGNEFIGSTIVSTPMMLELAAAYDVECKVGLTGFKWIAKFIKDFPNQKFVGGGEESFGFMVGDAVRDKDAVAAILLVSEIAAQAKASGSSLYQELLNLYIDFGFYKESLISITKKGIEGANEIKQIMIDLRENPLKEINGQRVICIEDYQTSKGTDFMNNETFEINIPKSNVLIYYLEDGSKICARPSGTEPKIKFYFSVNGVLDTIENAESVEKELDNKIAAIISAMNLN; this is translated from the coding sequence ATGCATATCGAACAAAGTATTTTAAACAAAGTAAACGAGTGGTTAACACCAACATTTGACCTAGCAACTCAAGATACAATAAAAGAAATGATGACTTCGGCTCCAAAAGAGTTAGAAGAAAGTTTCTATAAAAATTTAGAGTTTGGAACGGGCGGAATGCGCGGTGTTATGGGTGTTGGAACCAATCGTATCAACAAATATACACTTGGAAAAAACACGCAAGGTTTATCGGATTATTTATATAAATCGTTTCCAAACGAGCAATTAAAAGTAGCTATTGCTTACGATTGTCGTCATAACAGTGACACCTTAGCTAAAGTAGTTGCTGATGTTTTTTCTGCTAATGGAATTAAAGTGTTTTTGTTTTCAGATATGCGCCCAACTCCTGAATTATCATTTGCGGTTCGTTATTTGAATTGTCATGCAGGAATTGTTTTAACAGCTTCTCACAATCCACCAGAATACAACGGATATAAAGTATATTGGCAAGATGGCGGACAATTAGTACCACCTCAAGATGCCGAAATTATCAAAATAATCGAAGATTTAAAATATAGCGAAATTAAGTTTGAAGCCAACAACGATTTAATTGAATATATAGATACAGAAGTTGACGAAGCTTTCTTCAAATCAACTGTTGAAAACGCAAGTTTTAACACACCTGCACAAGCAAAAGCGAATTTAAAAATCGTTTATACTTCTTTACACGGAACATCTATAAAAGCCATCCCAAATGTATTGGAAAAAGCAGGTTATATTGATGTAAACATTGTTCCTGAACAAGCAGAACCAAATGGTGATTTCCCAACCGTGAAATCTCCAAATCCAGAAGAACCAGAAGCGTTGTCAATGGCAATTGCTATGGCTAACAAAATTGGTGCTGACATAGTGGTTGGAACTGACCCAGATTCAGACCGATTAGGTGTTGCCGTTCGTGATTTAGATGGAAAAATCAAATTACTAAACGGAAACCAAACGATGGTTATCATGACGGCTTTCCTTTTAGAACAATGGAAACGCGCTGACAAATTCCAAGGTAATGAATTCATCGGTTCAACTATTGTTTCTACTCCAATGATGTTGGAATTAGCAGCAGCTTACGATGTAGAATGCAAAGTGGGTTTAACAGGTTTTAAATGGATTGCAAAATTCATTAAAGATTTCCCAAATCAGAAATTTGTGGGTGGTGGCGAAGAAAGTTTTGGTTTTATGGTGGGCGATGCCGTTCGCGATAAAGATGCCGTTGCTGCTATCTTATTAGTAAGTGAAATTGCTGCGCAAGCAAAAGCTTCAGGAAGCTCATTGTATCAAGAATTATTGAATTTATATATTGATTTCGGATTTTACAAAGAATCTTTAATTTCGATTACCAAAAAAGGAATTGAAGGAGCCAACGAAATCAAACAAATCATGATTGATTTACGCGAAAATCCACTAAAGGAAATTAACGGACAACGTGTCATTTGTATTGAGGATTATCAAACTTCCAAAGGAACAGATTTCATGAATAATGAAACATTTGAAATCAACATCCCAAAATCAAACGTATTAATTTACTATTTGGAAGACGGAAGTAAAATTTGTGCAAGACCAAGTGGAACCGAACCAAAAATTAAATTCTATTTCAGCGTAAATGGAGTTTTAGATACCATTGAAAACGCTGAATCAGTAGAAAAAGAATTAGACAACAAAATTGCTGCAATCATTTCGGCAATGAACCTAAACTAA
- a CDS encoding ABC transporter ATP-binding protein, which yields MDENLKKIIPFALKYKKDVVMNIIYNILYALFSTLSFVALIPMLDVLFKDAEKVVTQPKLTSIWEITSYGNDYLYFYITKLTNENGAQYALLLVVSIIITTFLLKNIFNYLALNHLMLLKNGVLRDLRNKMFDKIISLPISYYSEKRKGDMMARMLGDVNEVRNSFFNILELVIKEPMTILFTIGAMIVISFKLTLFVFIFIPISGFIISKIGKSLKAKSKRAQDENGYLISVVEETLGGLKVVKSYNAEGTFTNKFNSSIQRLYRLTNSIGRKNNLSSPMSEFMGIVVIAILLWYGGNMVLVETFADGSPLLEGSKFIAYMGLAYNILTPAKAISKASYQVKSGLAAAERVFDVLEVENNITDKENAITKTSFENSIQIENINFRYEEENVLKNFSLEVPKGKTVALVGQSGSGKSTIANLLTRFYDVQEGSVKIDGIDIKDMTLSSLRDLMGLVTQDSILFNDSIKNNIRLGKQDATDDEIIAALKVANAYEFVSALPNGIETNIGDAGGKLSGGQKQRLSIARAVLKNPPIMILDEATSALDTESEKFVQVALENMMQNRTSIVIAHRLSTIQKADKIVVMQKGEIVEHGTHDELLALNGTYSKLVMMQSFE from the coding sequence ATGGACGAAAATTTAAAGAAAATAATTCCGTTTGCACTTAAGTACAAGAAAGATGTCGTAATGAATATTATTTACAATATTCTTTATGCACTTTTCAGTACGTTATCTTTCGTTGCATTAATTCCAATGCTAGACGTTTTATTCAAAGATGCTGAAAAGGTTGTGACCCAACCAAAACTAACATCAATTTGGGAAATAACAAGCTACGGAAATGATTATTTGTACTTTTATATTACAAAACTCACAAACGAAAATGGTGCTCAGTATGCACTCTTGTTAGTAGTTTCTATTATTATTACAACATTTTTATTGAAAAATATTTTCAATTACCTCGCTCTTAACCACTTAATGTTATTAAAAAATGGTGTTTTGAGAGATTTGAGGAATAAAATGTTTGATAAGATTATAAGTCTTCCAATCTCTTATTATTCAGAGAAAAGAAAAGGAGACATGATGGCAAGAATGCTAGGTGATGTTAATGAAGTTAGAAATTCGTTTTTTAACATCTTGGAGTTGGTAATTAAAGAACCGATGACTATTCTATTTACGATTGGTGCAATGATAGTTATTAGCTTTAAATTGACATTATTCGTTTTTATTTTCATCCCAATTTCTGGTTTTATCATTTCTAAAATTGGAAAAAGTTTAAAAGCAAAATCAAAAAGAGCACAAGATGAAAACGGCTATTTAATTTCTGTTGTTGAAGAAACTTTAGGGGGATTAAAAGTAGTTAAAAGCTATAATGCGGAAGGTACTTTTACCAATAAATTCAATAGTTCTATTCAAAGATTATACCGATTAACGAACAGTATTGGAAGGAAAAATAACCTTTCTTCTCCAATGAGTGAGTTCATGGGAATTGTTGTTATTGCTATTCTACTTTGGTATGGAGGAAATATGGTTTTAGTAGAAACTTTTGCAGATGGTTCTCCTTTACTTGAAGGTTCTAAGTTTATTGCATATATGGGATTAGCTTACAACATTTTAACTCCGGCAAAAGCAATTTCGAAAGCATCTTATCAAGTAAAAAGTGGCTTAGCGGCTGCTGAACGCGTTTTTGATGTATTAGAAGTTGAAAACAACATTACCGATAAAGAAAATGCAATCACAAAAACCTCTTTTGAAAATTCAATTCAAATTGAAAATATTAATTTTAGATATGAAGAAGAGAATGTTTTGAAAAACTTCTCGTTAGAGGTTCCAAAAGGAAAAACGGTAGCTTTAGTTGGGCAATCAGGTTCTGGAAAAAGCACGATTGCTAATTTATTGACGCGTTTTTATGATGTGCAAGAAGGAAGTGTAAAAATCGACGGAATCGACATCAAAGACATGACTTTGTCATCGCTTCGTGATTTAATGGGATTGGTTACACAAGATTCGATTTTATTTAACGATTCGATTAAAAACAATATTCGTTTAGGAAAACAAGATGCAACGGATGATGAAATTATTGCTGCTTTAAAAGTTGCTAATGCTTATGAATTTGTTTCCGCTTTACCTAACGGAATTGAAACCAATATTGGTGATGCTGGTGGAAAACTTTCGGGCGGACAAAAACAACGTTTATCGATTGCGAGAGCCGTTTTGAAAAATCCACCGATTATGATTTTGGATGAAGCAACTTCTGCTTTAGATACCGAAAGTGAAAAATTCGTTCAAGTGGCATTAGAAAATATGATGCAAAATAGAACTTCGATAGTGATTGCACACCGACTTTCAACCATTCAAAAAGCAGATAAAATTGTAGTAATGCAAAAAGGCGAAATCGTTGAACATGGAACACATGATGAATTATTAGCTTTGAATGGCACGTATTCGAAGTTGGTGATGATGCAGAGTTTCGAGTAA
- a CDS encoding TonB-dependent receptor: MKNIVLFLVFSLFSVFSVAQNARVKGVILDENNNPVENVSISADDLGTITNSNGFYLLEIPANKKVTLVFSHVSFKNYKLVLELKPNEDYELNPVLNSKVEEIGEVVLIGNNKKRIEGVTTIDPVVIRKIPGANAGIENIIKTLPGVYSNNELSTSYAVRGGNYDENLVYVNEIEVYRPFLIRSGQQEGLSFTNTDMVQNVDFSAGGFQSKYGDKLSSVLDITYRNPKRFGASLEASLLGGSLTVEGVSKNQKWSNITGVRYRDNSLLVNSQETETNFRPTFFDVQTLLNFNASTKWNFSFLGNISQNRYNYEPLTRQTNFGTIDEPIALLVFYEGQEKDKYLTFFGAGKAVYQYNDKNKLKFILSGYHTQEQEYYDILAQYRLGEVDSNIGSETFGDVVFTRGIGSQLNHARNDLDALIVNAEVKGFHELNEKSQLEWGAKLTIEDIRDRIVEWEVIDSAGFSLPNPILDYQNDQPYNPYVGPLAPYQNVRATNYTKINRFSGYVQWNYRGRLGEHEYWVNAGVRGHHWQVDADGMPKGDSQITFSPRAQFAFKPNWDKDMLFRLSGGLYHQPPFYRELRDYEGVVQPNVKAQQSFHLVLSNDYSFKMWNRPFKLVSEAYYKNITDVNTYTIDNVRIRYRANNDAEAYAYGFDARLNGEFVPGTESWFTFGYLKTEENQDGKGFIARPTDQRLKFGVLFQDYMPNIPNLRLYLNLVYNTGLPGGSPAYADPYAYQLRLNDYRRADVGFSYVFKDEKIKSSKTWLKPFNEFSLGLEIFNLFNNQNAITNTWVRDVYTKSQYGIPNYMTTRVFNIKLVARL; this comes from the coding sequence TTGAAAAATATAGTTCTATTTTTAGTTTTTAGTTTGTTTTCTGTTTTTTCGGTTGCACAAAATGCAAGAGTTAAAGGTGTTATTTTGGACGAAAACAATAATCCAGTTGAAAATGTTAGTATTTCAGCAGATGATTTGGGAACTATTACAAATTCCAATGGATTTTACCTGCTAGAAATTCCAGCCAATAAAAAAGTAACGCTTGTTTTTTCACATGTGTCATTTAAGAATTATAAACTTGTTTTAGAATTAAAGCCCAATGAAGATTATGAACTAAATCCTGTTTTAAACTCAAAAGTTGAAGAAATTGGAGAGGTGGTCTTAATTGGAAACAATAAAAAACGTATCGAAGGTGTAACCACAATTGATCCTGTAGTCATTAGAAAAATTCCTGGTGCCAATGCCGGAATTGAAAATATCATTAAAACACTTCCTGGTGTATATTCTAATAATGAATTGAGTACTTCGTATGCTGTACGTGGTGGAAATTACGATGAAAACTTAGTATATGTCAATGAAATTGAAGTCTATCGTCCTTTTTTAATTCGTTCAGGACAACAAGAAGGTTTGAGTTTTACGAATACTGATATGGTTCAAAATGTAGATTTTTCTGCTGGAGGATTTCAATCAAAATATGGTGATAAATTGTCTTCGGTTTTAGATATTACGTACAGAAATCCAAAACGTTTTGGCGCTAGTTTAGAAGCCAGTCTTTTAGGCGGAAGTCTAACTGTTGAAGGAGTTTCCAAAAATCAAAAATGGAGTAATATTACAGGCGTTAGATACAGAGACAATAGTCTTTTAGTAAATAGTCAAGAAACAGAAACCAATTTTAGACCAACATTTTTTGACGTTCAAACCTTATTGAATTTTAATGCTTCAACCAAATGGAATTTTAGTTTTTTAGGGAATATCTCCCAAAATAGATACAATTACGAACCTTTAACACGTCAAACCAATTTTGGAACTATCGATGAACCAATTGCGCTTTTGGTGTTTTATGAAGGACAAGAAAAAGATAAGTATTTAACATTTTTTGGTGCAGGAAAAGCCGTTTATCAATACAACGATAAAAATAAATTGAAGTTTATTCTTTCTGGATATCACACCCAAGAGCAGGAATATTATGATATTTTGGCACAATATCGTCTAGGTGAAGTGGATTCAAATATAGGTTCGGAAACCTTTGGTGATGTAGTTTTTACGCGAGGAATTGGTTCTCAATTAAATCATGCGCGTAATGATTTAGATGCTTTAATTGTTAACGCTGAAGTAAAAGGTTTTCACGAATTAAACGAAAAATCACAATTAGAATGGGGCGCAAAATTAACCATTGAAGATATTCGCGATAGAATTGTAGAATGGGAAGTGATTGACTCTGCTGGGTTTTCCTTACCTAATCCTATTTTAGATTATCAAAATGATCAGCCTTATAATCCGTATGTTGGCCCTTTAGCTCCTTATCAAAATGTAAGAGCAACTAATTATACTAAAATCAATCGATTTTCAGGTTATGTTCAGTGGAATTATAGAGGAAGATTAGGTGAACATGAATACTGGGTTAATGCCGGAGTTCGAGGTCATCATTGGCAAGTAGATGCAGATGGAATGCCAAAAGGGGATAGCCAAATTACATTTTCTCCAAGAGCTCAGTTTGCTTTTAAACCCAATTGGGATAAGGATATGTTATTCCGTTTGTCTGGTGGATTATACCATCAACCGCCATTTTACAGAGAATTGCGTGATTATGAGGGTGTAGTGCAACCCAATGTAAAAGCACAGCAATCATTTCATTTAGTTTTGAGTAATGATTATAGTTTTAAAATGTGGAACCGACCGTTTAAATTGGTTTCCGAAGCCTATTACAAAAATATAACAGACGTAAACACCTATACAATCGATAACGTTCGTATTCGTTACAGAGCTAACAACGATGCCGAAGCTTATGCTTATGGTTTTGATGCTCGTTTAAACGGAGAATTTGTACCCGGAACAGAATCGTGGTTTACTTTTGGCTATTTAAAAACCGAAGAAAATCAAGATGGAAAGGGTTTTATTGCTCGTCCTACTGATCAGCGATTAAAATTTGGAGTTTTGTTTCAAGATTATATGCCAAATATTCCAAACTTGAGATTATATCTAAATTTGGTTTACAATACAGGATTGCCCGGAGGTTCGCCTGCCTATGCAGATCCATACGCCTATCAATTGCGTTTGAATGATTACCGTAGAGCGGATGTTGGATTTTCATATGTATTTAAAGATGAAAAAATTAAATCATCGAAAACGTGGTTAAAACCGTTTAATGAATTTTCATTGGGATTAGAAATTTTCAATTTATTCAACAATCAAAATGCAATTACGAATACTTGGGTGCGCGATGTGTATACCAAATCGCAATACGGAATTCCAAATTACATGACTACTCGAGTTTTTAATATTAAATTGGTTGCAAGGCTGTAA
- a CDS encoding M23 family metallopeptidase, protein MKFLLAILLAPLFVFSQDYPQETFQSPLGIPLDLSGSFGELRSNHFHSGLDFKTTGKEGLPVYATGDGYVSRIKISTFGYGKAIYITHPNGYTSVYGHLQKANGVIQDYIKKKHYQEKSYEIEMYLYPTELPAKKGDIIAYSGNTGGSGGPHLHFEFRDTKSEQIINPMHFGLKKIIVDERKPIIQGIVAYPIDSTTVNNSQKPINISFSKQADGSYLGVKVKANGKVAFGINAYDFCTNGYNKNGLYKVKAYLNGVLQYQYGFDSFAFDESRYINNFIDYERFHEMGQRVQKLFQMNEYPLSIVSGNKKDGIINVQPNSNYNYRVEVYDFHGNKVELIIPIEFANQEAKIEKTFQKTPYYIKAKTESIFEKNNVSVYVPENAFYSNFYMNFDVNNDVVTLHDDSVPVHKNITLAFNNVAGLTEEQLSKTYIATLDGYKLKYNNTYRKGNNFSIKTKTLGKFKLAQDITPPRIYNVNFIEGKTLTTQKTISVSVTDLHSDIDTYNGYLNGKWILMEYDYKTKKLTHNLEDAIYVEGRNDLKIVVTDNLQNSTTFESYFYK, encoded by the coding sequence ATGAAATTCCTATTAGCCATTTTACTCGCCCCTCTTTTTGTTTTTAGTCAAGATTACCCTCAAGAAACTTTTCAATCTCCATTAGGAATTCCGTTAGATTTATCGGGTTCATTTGGTGAGTTGCGTAGTAATCATTTTCATTCGGGGTTAGATTTTAAAACCACAGGAAAAGAAGGATTGCCTGTTTATGCAACTGGTGATGGCTACGTTTCGCGTATCAAAATTTCAACTTTTGGATATGGAAAAGCAATTTACATTACGCACCCCAATGGATATACTTCTGTTTATGGTCATTTGCAAAAGGCCAATGGCGTTATTCAAGATTATATAAAAAAGAAGCATTATCAGGAGAAGTCCTATGAAATTGAAATGTATTTGTATCCCACAGAATTGCCTGCAAAAAAAGGAGATATTATTGCTTATTCTGGAAATACAGGAGGAAGTGGCGGTCCGCATTTGCATTTTGAATTTAGAGATACTAAATCTGAACAAATCATCAACCCAATGCATTTTGGATTAAAAAAAATAATTGTTGATGAACGAAAACCAATTATTCAAGGTATTGTAGCTTATCCCATAGATTCCACAACGGTGAATAATTCTCAAAAACCAATTAATATTTCTTTTTCTAAACAAGCCGATGGGAGTTATTTAGGCGTAAAAGTAAAAGCTAACGGAAAAGTCGCTTTTGGAATTAATGCTTATGATTTTTGTACAAACGGCTATAATAAAAATGGCTTATACAAAGTGAAAGCCTATTTAAATGGTGTTTTGCAATACCAATATGGTTTTGATTCGTTTGCTTTTGATGAATCGCGTTACATTAATAATTTTATTGATTATGAACGTTTTCACGAAATGGGGCAACGTGTGCAAAAACTTTTTCAAATGAATGAATATCCACTTTCAATTGTTTCTGGAAATAAAAAAGATGGAATAATTAATGTACAACCCAATTCAAATTATAATTATAGAGTTGAAGTCTATGATTTTCATGGCAATAAAGTCGAATTAATAATTCCAATTGAATTTGCTAATCAAGAGGCAAAGATTGAAAAAACGTTTCAAAAAACACCATATTATATTAAAGCAAAAACGGAATCTATTTTTGAAAAAAATAATGTTTCAGTGTATGTTCCTGAAAACGCTTTTTATAGTAATTTTTACATGAACTTTGATGTAAATAATGATGTAGTTACATTGCATGATGATAGTGTACCAGTTCATAAAAACATCACATTAGCGTTCAATAATGTTGCTGGTTTAACCGAAGAACAATTAAGTAAAACTTACATAGCAACGCTTGATGGTTATAAATTAAAATACAACAATACTTATAGAAAAGGCAATAATTTTTCAATAAAAACAAAAACATTAGGTAAATTTAAATTGGCACAAGATATAACACCACCAAGAATTTATAATGTGAATTTTATTGAAGGAAAAACACTTACGACACAAAAAACAATTAGTGTTTCTGTAACCGATTTGCATTCAGATATAGACACTTATAATGGTTATTTAAATGGAAAATGGATTTTAATGGAGTATGATTACAAAACAAAAAAGCTCACACACAATTTAGAGGATGCAATTTACGTTGAAGGTAGAAATGATTTAAAGATTGTTGTTACCGATAATTTACAAAATTCAACTACCTTTGAATCTTACTTTTATAAATAA
- a CDS encoding cell division protein ZapA has protein sequence MSEKLKIKISIADRVYPLTVDTSQEEGLRSASKKIDAMIKQFEQSYAVRDKQDVLAMCALQFAAQVEQKQITGSQDNETAITRLQNLDKKLSELLAK, from the coding sequence ATGAGTGAAAAACTGAAAATAAAAATATCAATTGCAGACCGAGTGTATCCGCTTACCGTAGATACATCGCAAGAAGAAGGCCTAAGAAGTGCTTCTAAAAAAATTGATGCTATGATTAAACAGTTTGAACAAAGCTATGCCGTGAGAGATAAGCAAGATGTGTTAGCCATGTGTGCTTTGCAATTTGCCGCACAAGTAGAGCAAAAGCAAATCACAGGTTCACAAGATAATGAAACAGCGATAACCAGATTGCAAAATTTGGATAAAAAATTGAGTGAGTTACTCGCAAAATAA